A window of the Henckelia pumila isolate YLH828 chromosome 3, ASM3356847v2, whole genome shotgun sequence genome harbors these coding sequences:
- the LOC140888283 gene encoding uncharacterized protein — protein sequence MDYGLHYSTYPSVLEGYCDANWISDTKDSKSTSGYVFTIGGGAVSWKSSKQTCIARSTMESEFIALDKAGEEAEWLRNFLEDIPCWMKPVPAIMIHCDSQAAIGRAQSSMYNGVPSTSLGAKTITTDIKNPSFDQMKKKFDWFQIISFVVPGLKNMRDKKVMHRQAHELVKCLCDALESLSSSDAASIYGIAIFDAAHNGIHEVVELIIEIFPNAIYKCERETQRTIFHVAARERKWKSSLNHLAGHDEDKTPYMLFTEKHRELKLEGEKWMKDTATSCTIAAALIATVVFTAVFTVPGGVSSDYGVPMFVNQISFIIFSISNSVSMFTATTSLLMFLSILTSRYAEQDFFATVYITLRSKSSLFLIPVAAFACLPVASFVLLQFPLLITVLYSTYGPGIFGKKKQETS from the exons ATGGACTATGGATTACATTATAGCACATATCCTTCCGTACTAGAAGGATActgtgatgcaaattggatatCCGACACAAAAGACTCTAAGTCCacaagtggatatgtgttcaccatCGGTGGAGGAGCTGTGTCATGGAAATCCTCTAAACAAACGTGTATAGCTCGTTCAACTATGGAATCGGAATTCATAGCTCTAGACAAAGCGGGAGAAGAAGCGGAATGGCTTCGTAATTTCCTAGAGGATATTCCGTGTTGGATGAAACCAGTGCCAGCAATTATGATACATTGCGATAGTCAAGCGGCTATTGGTAgggcacaaagtagtatgtataatg GTGTTCCGTCAACATCGTTGGGCGCGAAAACAATTACAACTGACATTAAGAATCCAAGTTTtgatcaaatgaaaaagaaattcGATTGGTTCCAGATAATTTCTTTTGTGG ttCCTGGATTGAAGAACATGAGGGATAAGAAGGTAATGCACCGACAAGCGCATGAACTCGTCAAATGCTTGTGCGACGCGCTGGAATCTTTGTCTTCCAGTGACGCTGCTTCAATCTATGGAATTGCTATATTTGATGCTGCACATAATGGCATACATGAGGTTGTGGAGTTGATCATAGAGATTTTTCCTAATGCCATTTACAAGTGCGAAAGAGAAACCCAACGTACCATTTTTCATGTGGCAGCAAGAGAACG GAAATGGAAAAGTTCATTAAACCATCTTGCAGGACATGACGAGGACAAAACTCCTTATATGTTATTTACTGAGAAGCACCGGGAACTGAAATTAGAAGGAGAGAAATGGATGAAAGACACCGCTACCTCATGCACAATTGCGGCTGCATTAATTGCGACGGTCGTGTTTACTGCGGTTTTCACAGTACCAGGAGGTGTTAGTAGTGACTATGGAGTACCAATGTTTGTTAACCAAATTTCATTCATTATATTTTCCATCTCAAACTCGGTTTCTATGTTCACCGCAACTACTTCCCTGCTGATGTTCTTATCGATCCTGACTTCCCGTTATGCAGAGCAAGATTTCTT TGCAACTGTATATATTACTCTTAGGAGTAAATCCAGTTTGTTTCTCATTCCAGTAGCTGCATTTGCTTGCTTGCCAGTTGCATCATTTGTGTTGTTGCAATTCCCTCTTCTTATTACAGTGCTGTACTCCACATATGGACCAGGAATTTTCGGAAAGAAGAAACAAGAAACAAGCTAA